DNA from Campylobacter concisus:
AAAATTTTCAAATGTGTAGCTTGGATTTAAAATGCTACTTTGTGTTTTTATCTGCTTAACATTTATTTGATTTTGTTTTGATACCTTACTACTTTTAGTAGATGAAATTTCTATATTTGGTTTTATGCCTGTTCTAACTTCATATAGGTGAGCGATTTTATCAGCGTATCTTGTATTTATAAATTTAGCCATTAACTCATTTGGTGCAGTAAATACGATAATATGATCGTCTGAAGCCTTTTCGTTAAATTTTAATTGCTTGATATAACTTTGGTATTCTTCAGGTGAAATTTGTGTTGAAAGATTTTCTAAAATTTCGTCTGCTATCAAATTTTTATGCCTTAAATTTTGAGAATTTTTATAGTGATACTATCTTAATTTTAATAAAACCTTTGTTAAACTCCGACAAACTTTTTCACATCGTGAAAAAGTCGTGAAAAAGTATTGAAAAGATAGTGATGAAAATTTTAGGAATCGACCCAGGTACGAAGAATTGTGGTTATGCAATACTTGAAAAAAATAAATTTAAAACTACTCTTCTTGAAGCAGGACTCATAAAAATAAAACCAAACACACTTCAGTATCAGATTACCGAGCTTTGCGAGGGGCTTGATCTCATCTTTAAAAATCATAAATTTGACGAGGTCGCGATCGAAGATATATTTTTTGCCTACAACCCAAAAACGGTTTTAAAGCTCGCTCAGTTTCGAGGAGCACTTAGCCTTAAAATTTTACAGCTTCATGGTGATTTTGCCGAGTATACGCCACTTCAGGTGAAAAAAACTGTCACTGGCAAGGCCAAAGCTGATAAAGAGCAAGTAGCGTTTATGGTGAAGAAAATTTTAGGTATAAATAAAGAGATAAAACCGCTCGATATCACCGATGCGATCGCGATCGCGCTAACTCACGCAAATAATTTAAAAATAAGCTAAATTTTGATAGGAAAAAGATGGCAATAGTAAAAGCATTACTAATTGGTGAGGTGAAAAATTATGGCTCGCAAAGTGCTACTAATAAGCTAAATACACCATGGAGCTCAGCTATTTTTAAAGTAGTTCAAAATGGCGAAATTTTTGCAAATGAGCTTGGCTTTAAGGGTGATAGTGTCGCTGATACAAAACACCATGGTGGCCCTGAAAAGGCAGTTTTTGCAAATTCATTTGCAAATTACGCTGATTGGGAGAGTTTTTTAGGATTAAAAAATATGGCTTATGGAGCTATGGGGGAGAATTTATGTGTTGATGGGCTTGATGAGAGCTGCGTTTATGTGGGTGATATCCATAAGATTGGCTCGCTTGTGCTTCAAGTCTCGCAGCCTAGAAAACCATGCTTTAAGCTCTCAAAAAGATGGGGCAATGAAAATATGGCTACTCACATCTTTGAAACTGGCTTAACTGGCTGGTACTACCGCGTAATAACACCAGGATCTTGCAAAGTGGGCGACGTGATAGAAGTTATAGAAAAAGATCCAGTTCATATGAGCATTTTAGAAGTAAATAGACTTTTTTGCGCTCCAAGTAAAAATTTAAATTTACTAGAGAAATTTAATTCTCTTACCACTCTTCCAAAAAGTTGGTATGGTGACATGGAAAGACGTATTCAAGGTATTTATAGTACGGAATATATGAGAAATTTATAATAGTAAGTAAAAGTTTTGTTATTTTAATACTCACAAACATTCAGATATTACAAGGTTTATCTGAAATTTTGTATGAGCCTTTAAATTTTAAACATTTTTTACGCTAGAATTACCAAAAATTTAAAGGAGAAGATATGCCATTACTTGATAGTTTTTGTGTAGATCATGTAAAAATGCAAGCCCCAGGAGTAAGACTAGCAAAAAGTATGAAAACTCCAAAAGGCGATGATATCAGTGTTTTTGACTTGAGATTTTGCAAGCCAAATGAAGAAATTTTGCCAGAAAAAGGTACTCATACATTAGAACACCTCTTTGCTGGCTTTATGAGAAACCATCTAAATGGTAACGGCGTAGAGATCATCGACATCTCACCGATGGGCTGTAGAACTGGCTTTTATATGAGCGTGATCGGTACGCCTAGCGAAGAAGCCGTAAAAAAGGCATGGTTAGCCTCTATGAAAGATATTTTAGAAGTCAAAGACCAAGATAAAATCCCAGAGCTAAATAAATTTCAATGCGGTACTTACAAGATGCACTCACTTGATGAAGCACACGCCATAGCAAAGAAAATTCTTGATCTTGGCTTAGTCATCATAAATAACGATGAGATCAAGCTCGACGTTGATGCTATGGGACTAAAAAAGCACTGATTTGAAGCCAGTAAAACAAGAAAATCAAGCCTATCTAAAAGAGCAAATTTTAACCTATCTTGGTAACAAACGCTCTCTTTTAGGCTTTATAGATCTAGGCATAAAATACGCAAAAGACGAGCTTAAAAAAGAAAAACTTAGCTGCTGCGACCTCTTTAGCGGAAGTGGCGTGGTGGCTAGGTTTTTAAAGCAAAATAGCGAATTTCTAGTTGCAAATGACTTGGAACTTTACAGCTTTATCACAAACTCATGCTACCTGCAAAACGCCACAAATGATCTAAAAAATGAGATAAATTTTTGGCAAAAAAAGCTTAAGAAAGAGATAGAAAACAACCTAATACCTGGCTTTATTACAAGACTTTATTCGCCACAAGATGATAAAAATATTACCGAGGGCGAGAGAGTTTTTTATACTAGAAAAAATGCCATTTTTATTGATACTACAAGAAAACTTATAGACGAGTTAGTGCCAGCTGAAATGAGGAAATTTTTCATAGCTCCACTTCTTTATAATGCAAGCGTGCATGCAAATACAAGTGGAATTTTTAAAGGTTTTCATAAAAATAAAGAGGGCATTGGCCAGTTTGGTGGCAGGGGACAAAATGCCATATCAAGGATAACTTCCGATATAAATTTGACTAAGCCAATTTTTTCAAATTTTAGTGTGCCATTTGAGGTCTATCAAAAGGACGCAAATTTACTCGCAAAAGAGCTTGACGACCTTGATCTAGTCTATCTTGATCCGCCATATAACCAGCATCCATACGGCTCAAACTACTTCATGCTAAATCTCATCGCAAGCAACACTGAACCAAGTAAAATTTCAAAAGTTTCAGGCATCGCAAAAGACTGGAACAGATCAGTTTTTAATAAAAAATCGTCAGCAAGTGAGGCATTTTTCGAGTTGATAGCAAATTTAAAGGCAAAATTTGTACTCATTTCGTTTAACTCAGAGGGTTTTATCAACCAAGATGAATTTGATCAAAACCTAAATAAAATGGGCAAAGTTCAACTATTGCGCCAAAAGTATAACGCCTACCGTGGCAGCAGAAATTTAAAAGCTAGAAACATCCACGTAGACGAGCTTCTTTACGTTTTAAAAAAGTAAATTTAGCGCTCATTTCATCACTTCTAAATCACAAACCGCACTAACGTAAATGTTAGTTTTGCTCATCTTCTGGCAAGCATTTTTCAAAGATAAATTTATGCTCATCAGGCAAGGCATCATAGATGGCATTTGCTAAATTTCTTATCTCCCAAAGGGCTGATTTTGAGCTTCTTAAAGAGATGAAATTTTGCAAGCTTCTAGCATTTATGCTCCATGTAAGCTCGGTTTTGTAGCACTCTGGCAGGCAGTATTTTACGATGTCAAGGCTTTTTGTAGTTGAGGCTAAAATTTCACGTAAATTTTCAAGTGCTTTTATACTTGCGTTATCGACTAGTTCGTCATTTGTTAGTACGATAAATTTAGCCGCACGCTCAAATTGCCCTACTTCAAATTTTTCCTCTTTTTTTAGCTCTTTTAGTGTGTAGCGAGTTGATTTGACGCTTAGACTTGCCAAACGGTGACGAGCTAGCTCTTGAAGTAGCGCACGAGAGATACCTTGGATGTAGAAGTTATAGTATAGGTGCTCTAAGGTCGAGGCATGCTTAAATTTATTGCCTACTCTATCTATTAGCTCAACATCTTTTTCGCCGCCGTTATCGCCTTTGTCAAAGCTTTGCCAGCATGTGCGAATAGCGTGAGAGCAAATATTTAGTGGAGTGTGATTTAGTAGTGTTACTTGCATTTTTTCTCTTTTGTAAAATTTTTTAACATTTTACAAAAATAAGGCTGATTTTATTTGTAAATTTAAAGCGTAAATTTTAAAGGGAGACAAATGCTCCCTTTTGTAAAAGTCTTAGTTATTATTGTTTTAATTGAAGAAGCGTATTTAGCATCTCATCGCTTGTTGTGATCGTTTTTGAGTTTGCTTGGAAACCTCTTTGGATTACGATAAGATCTGTTAGCGCACGGCTTAGATCGACGTTACTAGCTTCAAGTTTTGAAGCCGCGATCGTTCCCTTATCGCCTGTGCCAGCTGCACCGATAACTGCTTCGCCTGAGTTTGCGGTTTGTGAAAAGACATTTCCGCCCTCGCTTTGAAGACCTTCGTTATTTGTAAAGGTAGCAAGTGCTACTTTAGCTAGGCCAAAGCTTTGACCATTTGAAAATGAGCCTATTATCGTTCCAGTCTCATCTATTTTTATGCCATTTAGAGTGCCGCCTGTGTAGCCATCTTGCGAGATTGACTCAGTTGATGAGTCTTTATCAAAGCTTGTTAAGCCATTAAAGTCAGTTCCAAGACCAAAATTTAAGCTAATGTTTTGACCACTTTGTGAGCCGTTGTTGGCTGAAAATGTTATCGTTGCTGGGTGAAAACTTGCAAGTGAGCCATTTGCGTTAAATCTAGCTGTTCCAGTTATAACGTTATCTGGACCTTCGCCTGTGTAGTTTATCTTAGCTGGCTCTGGTACTTGTATAACCATGCTCCACTCAGTTCCTCCATCTGTTGTAGTGCCCGTTTTTGTCCATTTGATACTAACTGTGTGTTTTGAGCCAAGTGAGTCAAAAATTTCTGCCGTTGAGCCGTGGCTTGACATCATCATCTTTCCACTTGCTCTTAAAGCTTGGCCCGGACTTAGTGCGCCATCAAGTGCTTTCATAATAGTTGTAAGTCTAACATTTTCATTTACAGCTGAATTATTTGTACCTTGAGCTGGCTTTGTAAGACCAGTTGTTGTCATATAAAGTGCATGATCTGCTACTTCATTTGATGGATTTTCTAGTTGAAATTGACCTAGTTTATTTACAGTGATCTTTGTACCATCATTTAAATCATCAGCAAGTTTTTTAAGTGC
Protein-coding regions in this window:
- the thyX gene encoding FAD-dependent thymidylate synthase, with the translated sequence MQVTLLNHTPLNICSHAIRTCWQSFDKGDNGGEKDVELIDRVGNKFKHASTLEHLYYNFYIQGISRALLQELARHRLASLSVKSTRYTLKELKKEEKFEVGQFERAAKFIVLTNDELVDNASIKALENLREILASTTKSLDIVKYCLPECYKTELTWSINARSLQNFISLRSSKSALWEIRNLANAIYDALPDEHKFIFEKCLPEDEQN
- the luxS gene encoding S-ribosylhomocysteine lyase; amino-acid sequence: MPLLDSFCVDHVKMQAPGVRLAKSMKTPKGDDISVFDLRFCKPNEEILPEKGTHTLEHLFAGFMRNHLNGNGVEIIDISPMGCRTGFYMSVIGTPSEEAVKKAWLASMKDILEVKDQDKIPELNKFQCGTYKMHSLDEAHAIAKKILDLGLVIINNDEIKLDVDAMGLKKH
- a CDS encoding MOSC domain-containing protein; the encoded protein is MAIVKALLIGEVKNYGSQSATNKLNTPWSSAIFKVVQNGEIFANELGFKGDSVADTKHHGGPEKAVFANSFANYADWESFLGLKNMAYGAMGENLCVDGLDESCVYVGDIHKIGSLVLQVSQPRKPCFKLSKRWGNENMATHIFETGLTGWYYRVITPGSCKVGDVIEVIEKDPVHMSILEVNRLFCAPSKNLNLLEKFNSLTTLPKSWYGDMERRIQGIYSTEYMRNL
- the ruvC gene encoding crossover junction endodeoxyribonuclease RuvC gives rise to the protein MVMKILGIDPGTKNCGYAILEKNKFKTTLLEAGLIKIKPNTLQYQITELCEGLDLIFKNHKFDEVAIEDIFFAYNPKTVLKLAQFRGALSLKILQLHGDFAEYTPLQVKKTVTGKAKADKEQVAFMVKKILGINKEIKPLDITDAIAIALTHANNLKIS
- a CDS encoding DNA adenine methylase yields the protein MKPVKQENQAYLKEQILTYLGNKRSLLGFIDLGIKYAKDELKKEKLSCCDLFSGSGVVARFLKQNSEFLVANDLELYSFITNSCYLQNATNDLKNEINFWQKKLKKEIENNLIPGFITRLYSPQDDKNITEGERVFYTRKNAIFIDTTRKLIDELVPAEMRKFFIAPLLYNASVHANTSGIFKGFHKNKEGIGQFGGRGQNAISRITSDINLTKPIFSNFSVPFEVYQKDANLLAKELDDLDLVYLDPPYNQHPYGSNYFMLNLIASNTEPSKISKVSGIAKDWNRSVFNKKSSASEAFFELIANLKAKFVLISFNSEGFINQDEFDQNLNKMGKVQLLRQKYNAYRGSRNLKARNIHVDELLYVLKK